In the genome of Vespa crabro chromosome 17, iyVesCrab1.2, whole genome shotgun sequence, one region contains:
- the LOC124430134 gene encoding uncharacterized protein LOC124430134: protein MKLTLFTLLALCLIALCRSADEEYDYEEEAVAAVTPAPSKPAPGRLGGLLSSRGRVNVGGRKATPAQSTTAKPVEQQPLEEEEEGEEPLEEIHEQEEIVTTTTESLKKVRGGVRPFRSNEDLIAALKRRRAQTGPSSSHTRETSGTQAQTESTTPKSRTSASGRNKAGNSGGGESRTTTASRGRFGSSRGKPVQEEVEETQQEEIQVKPKPYRRG, encoded by the exons ATGAAACTTACGCTCTTCAC ATTATTAGCTTTGTGCCTAATAGCTCTCTGCAGGTCGGCCGATGAGGAATACGATTACGAGGAAGAGGCAGTGGCCGCTGTGACCCCAGCCCCAAGTAAACCAGCACCTGGTAGACTGGGAGGACTCTTATCCTCGAGAGGACGAGTCAACGTCGGTGGAAGAAAAGCAACGCCG GCACAATCTACGACCGCTAAACCAGTCGAGCAACAGCCattggaagaggaagaagagggtgAGGAACCGCTCGAGGAGATTCACGAACAAGAGGAGATCGTCACTACGACGACCGAATCTTTGAAAAAGGTTCGAGGCGGTGTTAGACCTTTCag ATCAAACGAGGATCTGATAGCCGCATTGAAAAGGCGACGTGCTCAGACTGGACCAAGTAGTAGTCATACTCGTGAAACCTCAGGTACACAGGCTCAAACGGAATCAACGACTCCGAAGTCGAG aaCGTCGGCGAGCGGTCGCAATAAAGCTGGTAATTCGGGTGGAGGAGAATCAAGGACAACAACAGCGAGCCGTGGCAGATTTGGTTCATCGAGAGGTAAACCTGTTCAAGAAGAGGTCGAGGAAACGCAACAAGAAGAAATCCAAGTTAAACCTAAACCTTATCGTAGGGGATAG
- the LOC124430125 gene encoding mucin-5AC-like isoform X1: MWLINVLLICCIIAHGQASKTSGSKQGDTKTLVPIEEFITSHKIPDDLVRPIDDEESVEEKKTISKDTKNLKKVNLKLEYSDSKGIETLDPTNDDGLDKLETKRQARVELENFSNTGVLEEDGIKKVDSHRTTVNRQKDSILPGVYVSNEYPTTMMPILTTSRETRSFDFVPVNIIRQDGKDSYASFSDRHFDDLSDVSLVPAGTNSRIQVKKGPNGKDYEYEYVYYYYDEEDENKAGTSGTEVTNNYDVNSRTTSSPRRVGQSGNNRSKYSAVDRSSSTVEPASNEVIPNRNGNRGRQLVETDDVSEERLPANTRFPPRSRSNHNTGTTEATRSRGNRPRPGLDLVDSSSFRTHQEGPEFPQVLPKGPVRFLGVTPNEDTGTEEKTVTTRGRGRHRIQEPLDIEDVSENPPPVTPLSRRRPVTTIPEAELELNKDQSSKVSSEEEEADEESVPSLEISKEKTSIEEKEGSEETDLSSPAYTSTNAITTETAMTTEYPSAMDKVALDLYAFLQGQTNLVDMPGNETNESVDSTTSIISEDDGSTDLLPTTTDFSGTTAGSTDPTIGTTSISTTSTTTTTTTTTTTTTTSTTTPTTTTTTTEPTTTTTTEAPTTTVSSPIGRGKFRRPGVSGGGVGNRNRFKSSNGNPTSTTEASSVEPTQRTRNRFGGSSNGGGFKRPRPGQKTSQQQPVEEDAVQKESVGSVAAEKPSGSSRGRFRSTVGSRSVSTTSSPTTGTSSASNNGASSAGPSGISRPSFNKLNINRKRGRPTTAPSTTSQSGEDSQEENGQSPTAESATVSTVSLSPLKPAVRSRLPGSGSIGGPGRLPIVRPPAGRLNLRQKPGQATTLGTSTTSAPEEVAEGSVEEPAGEGTEEETHEAPAETNPPLALKPTTVNPLNKLRNRNRLQIHPKATTKGPSPVAASRRSPLLPRRKPTVTEAPVIQQTNSQEETSEEETGSAGAVSADNEQATESSSSAESSTAASTKHEETRGFGGLLASRRRIAPRRPGQIVSRE, encoded by the exons ATGTGGCTGATAAACGTTCTTTT AATATGCTGCATTATTGCACACGGTCAAGCGTCGAAGACGTCCGGAAGCAAACAAGGAGATACAAAAACATTGGTACCAATCgaag AGTTCATAACGTCACATAAAATACCAGACGACTTGGTAAGGCCTATTGACGATGAAGAAAGTGTCGAGGAGAAGAAGACGATTTCGAAAGAtacgaaaaatttgaaaaaagttaaTTTGAAATTGGAATATTCGGATAGCAAAGGGATTGAGACATTAGATCCAACTAATGACGATGGATTGGATAAATTAGAAACGAAGAGGCAAGCTCGCGTCGAACTTGAAAATTTTAGTAATACTGGCGTTTTAGAAGAAGATGGTATCAAGAAAGTTGATTCACATCGAACGACTGTCAATCGTCAAAAGGATTCGATTCTTCCAGGAGTTTATGTCag TAACGAATACCCAACCACAATGATGCCAATTTTGACAACGTCACGAGAaactcgttcgttcgatttcgtccctgttaatattattcgtcAGGATGGCAAGGATTCTTATGCTTCCTTCTCCGATAGACATTTCGATGATTTGAGTGACGTCAGTCTGGTACCGGCTGGTACAAATTCCCGTATTCAg GTGAAGAAAGGACCTAATGGAAAGGATTACGAATACGAGtatgtgtattattattacgacgaGGAGGATGAAAATAAAGCTGGTACGTCCGGTACAGAAGTGACGAACAATTACGACGTAAATTCTAGAACAACGTCATCCCCAAGGAGAGTCGGTCAAAGCGGCAACAACAGAAGCAAATACAGCGCGGTTGATAGAAGCAGCAGCACGGTTGAACCAGCTAGCAATGAGGTCATCCCAAATAGAAATGGGAACAGGGGAAGGCAACTCGTTGAAACGGACGATGTCTCTGAGGAAAGATTACCAGCTAATACCAGATTTCCACCGAG ATCACGATCAAATCACAATACAGGCACAACGGAAGCAACTAGATCACGTGGAAATCGTCCAAGACCTGGTTTAGATCTCGTTGATTCCAGTAGTTTTCGAACTCATCAGGAAGGACCAGAATTTCCTCAGGTTTTGCCTAAAGGACCGGTAAGATTTCTCGGTGTGACACCTAACGAAGATACAGGTACAGAAGAGAAAACGGTGACTACAAGAGGACGTGGAAGACATAGGATTCAAGAACCTCTAGATATCGAAGATGTCTCTGAGAATCCACCGCCTGTTACACCTTTATCCAGAAGACGTCCTGTTACTACTATTCCTGAG GCTGAATTAGAATTGAACAAAGATCAATCCTCTAAAGTGTCTAGCGAGGAGGAAGAAGCGGACGAAGAAAGTGTCCCATCCCTTGAAATttccaaagaaaaaacgtcgattgaagaaaaagaaggatccGAGGAAACGGATTTATCTTCACCGGCATACACCAGTACAAATGCGATTACTACCGAAACTGCTATGACAACTGAATATCCTTCAGCAATGGACAAAGTAGCTCTGGATCTTTATGCATTTTTACAAGGTCAAACCAACTTAGTAGACATGCCTGGAAATGAAACGAACGAATCGGTTGATTCCACGACTTCGATCATTTCTGAAGACGATGGCTCAACAGATTTATTACCTACAACGACTGACTTTTCTGGGACAACAGCAGGTTCGACCGATCCTACGATTGGTACTACATCTATCAGTACAACAAGTACGactacaacgacaacgacaacgacgacgacgacgacgacgagcaCTACAACGCCTACTACAACAACGACTACCACCGAACCTACCACGACAACTACGACAGAAGCTCCTACTACCACTGTATCAAGTCCAATTGGCAGAGGCAAATTCCGTCGTCCTGGAGTATCAGGTGGTGGAGTTGGAAATAGAAATAG ATTTAAGTCGAGTAATGGTAATCCAACGAGTACGACGGAAGCATCGTCGGTAGAGCCGACACAGAGAACACGAAATCGTTTCGGAGGATCATCAAACGGTGGTGGATTTAAAAGACCAAGACCTGGTCAAAAGACGTCACAACAACAGCCGGTCGAGGAGGACGCTGTTCAGAAGGAATCAGTAGGTTCTGTGGCAGCTGAGAAGCCTAGTGGTTCGTCACGTGGAAGATTCCGTAGTACGGTTGGTTCTCGAAGTGTCTCGACGACGTCATCACCTACCACTGGCACCAGTAGTGCCAGTAATAATGGCGCTTCTTCAGCCGGACCATCAGGAATTTCACGTCCTTCTTTCAACAAACTGAACATCAATCGAAAACGTGGAAGACCTACTACAGCCCCATCGACCACCAGTCAATCCGGTGAAGACAGTCAAGAAGAAAATGGACAAAGTCCAACAGCAGAAAGTGCAACTGTCAGTACAGTGTCATTGTCGCCATTAAAACCTGCTGTACGTTCGAGACTACCAGGATCTGGAAGTATCGGAGGACCAGGTAGATTACCTATAGTTAGACCACCGGCTGGAAGATTGAATTTAAGACAGAAACCAGGCCAAGCTACAACTCTAGGTACATCTACGACCAGTGCACCAGAGGAAGTAGCCGAAGGATCTGTCGAAGAGCCAGCTGGAGAAGGGACTGAGGAAGAAACACATGAG GCGCCTGCTGAGACGAATCCTCCGTTGGCATTAAAACCAACGACGGTCAATCCATTAAACAAACTCAGAAACAGAAATCGACTTCAGATACATCCAAAAGCAACGACTAAGGGGCCATCGCCGGTTGCAGCTTCGAGACGTTCACCTTTATTACCGCGTAGAAAACCAACCGTAACGGAGGCACCAGTTATTCAACAGACAAATAGTCAAGAAGAAACTTCTGAAGAGGAGACTGGATCGGCTGGTGCGGTCTCTGCCGATAACGAACAAGCGACAGAATCTTCGAGTTCGGCTGAGTCCAGTACGGCTGCCAGTACAAAACACGAAGAAACTAGAGGTTTCGGTGGTTTGCTTGCATCGAGACGTAGGATAGCACCAAGACGTCCAGGTCAAATAGTCTCTCGAGAGTAG
- the LOC124430125 gene encoding mucin-17-like isoform X2 — protein MWLINVLLICCIIAHGQASKTSGSKQGDTKTLVPIEEFITSHKIPDDLVRPIDDEESVEEKKTISKDTKNLKKVNLKLEYSDSKGIETLDPTNDDGLDKLETKRQARVELENFSNTGVLEEDGIKKVDSHRTTVNRQKDSILPGVYVSNEYPTTMMPILTTSRETRSFDFVPVNIIRQDGKDSYASFSDRHFDDLSDVSLVPAGTNSRIQVKKGPNGKDYEYETTSSPRRVGQSGNNRSKYSAVDRSSSTVEPASNEVIPNRNGNRGRQLVETDDVSEERLPANTRFPPRSRSNHNTGTTEATRSRGNRPRPGLDLVDSSSFRTHQEGPEFPQVLPKGPVRFLGVTPNEDTGTEEKTVTTRGRGRHRIQEPLDIEDVSENPPPVTPLSRRRPVTTIPEAELELNKDQSSKVSSEEEEADEESVPSLEISKEKTSIEEKEGSEETDLSSPAYTSTNAITTETAMTTEYPSAMDKVALDLYAFLQGQTNLVDMPGNETNESVDSTTSIISEDDGSTDLLPTTTDFSGTTAGSTDPTIGTTSISTTSTTTTTTTTTTTTTTSTTTPTTTTTTTEPTTTTTTEAPTTTVSSPIGRGKFRRPGVSGGGVGNRNRFKSSNGNPTSTTEASSVEPTQRTRNRFGGSSNGGGFKRPRPGQKTSQQQPVEEDAVQKESVGSVAAEKPSGSSRGRFRSTVGSRSVSTTSSPTTGTSSASNNGASSAGPSGISRPSFNKLNINRKRGRPTTAPSTTSQSGEDSQEENGQSPTAESATVSTVSLSPLKPAVRSRLPGSGSIGGPGRLPIVRPPAGRLNLRQKPGQATTLGTSTTSAPEEVAEGSVEEPAGEGTEEETHEAPAETNPPLALKPTTVNPLNKLRNRNRLQIHPKATTKGPSPVAASRRSPLLPRRKPTVTEAPVIQQTNSQEETSEEETGSAGAVSADNEQATESSSSAESSTAASTKHEETRGFGGLLASRRRIAPRRPGQIVSRE, from the exons ATGTGGCTGATAAACGTTCTTTT AATATGCTGCATTATTGCACACGGTCAAGCGTCGAAGACGTCCGGAAGCAAACAAGGAGATACAAAAACATTGGTACCAATCgaag AGTTCATAACGTCACATAAAATACCAGACGACTTGGTAAGGCCTATTGACGATGAAGAAAGTGTCGAGGAGAAGAAGACGATTTCGAAAGAtacgaaaaatttgaaaaaagttaaTTTGAAATTGGAATATTCGGATAGCAAAGGGATTGAGACATTAGATCCAACTAATGACGATGGATTGGATAAATTAGAAACGAAGAGGCAAGCTCGCGTCGAACTTGAAAATTTTAGTAATACTGGCGTTTTAGAAGAAGATGGTATCAAGAAAGTTGATTCACATCGAACGACTGTCAATCGTCAAAAGGATTCGATTCTTCCAGGAGTTTATGTCag TAACGAATACCCAACCACAATGATGCCAATTTTGACAACGTCACGAGAaactcgttcgttcgatttcgtccctgttaatattattcgtcAGGATGGCAAGGATTCTTATGCTTCCTTCTCCGATAGACATTTCGATGATTTGAGTGACGTCAGTCTGGTACCGGCTGGTACAAATTCCCGTATTCAg GTGAAGAAAGGACCTAATGGAAAGGATTACGAATACGA AACAACGTCATCCCCAAGGAGAGTCGGTCAAAGCGGCAACAACAGAAGCAAATACAGCGCGGTTGATAGAAGCAGCAGCACGGTTGAACCAGCTAGCAATGAGGTCATCCCAAATAGAAATGGGAACAGGGGAAGGCAACTCGTTGAAACGGACGATGTCTCTGAGGAAAGATTACCAGCTAATACCAGATTTCCACCGAG ATCACGATCAAATCACAATACAGGCACAACGGAAGCAACTAGATCACGTGGAAATCGTCCAAGACCTGGTTTAGATCTCGTTGATTCCAGTAGTTTTCGAACTCATCAGGAAGGACCAGAATTTCCTCAGGTTTTGCCTAAAGGACCGGTAAGATTTCTCGGTGTGACACCTAACGAAGATACAGGTACAGAAGAGAAAACGGTGACTACAAGAGGACGTGGAAGACATAGGATTCAAGAACCTCTAGATATCGAAGATGTCTCTGAGAATCCACCGCCTGTTACACCTTTATCCAGAAGACGTCCTGTTACTACTATTCCTGAG GCTGAATTAGAATTGAACAAAGATCAATCCTCTAAAGTGTCTAGCGAGGAGGAAGAAGCGGACGAAGAAAGTGTCCCATCCCTTGAAATttccaaagaaaaaacgtcgattgaagaaaaagaaggatccGAGGAAACGGATTTATCTTCACCGGCATACACCAGTACAAATGCGATTACTACCGAAACTGCTATGACAACTGAATATCCTTCAGCAATGGACAAAGTAGCTCTGGATCTTTATGCATTTTTACAAGGTCAAACCAACTTAGTAGACATGCCTGGAAATGAAACGAACGAATCGGTTGATTCCACGACTTCGATCATTTCTGAAGACGATGGCTCAACAGATTTATTACCTACAACGACTGACTTTTCTGGGACAACAGCAGGTTCGACCGATCCTACGATTGGTACTACATCTATCAGTACAACAAGTACGactacaacgacaacgacaacgacgacgacgacgacgacgagcaCTACAACGCCTACTACAACAACGACTACCACCGAACCTACCACGACAACTACGACAGAAGCTCCTACTACCACTGTATCAAGTCCAATTGGCAGAGGCAAATTCCGTCGTCCTGGAGTATCAGGTGGTGGAGTTGGAAATAGAAATAG ATTTAAGTCGAGTAATGGTAATCCAACGAGTACGACGGAAGCATCGTCGGTAGAGCCGACACAGAGAACACGAAATCGTTTCGGAGGATCATCAAACGGTGGTGGATTTAAAAGACCAAGACCTGGTCAAAAGACGTCACAACAACAGCCGGTCGAGGAGGACGCTGTTCAGAAGGAATCAGTAGGTTCTGTGGCAGCTGAGAAGCCTAGTGGTTCGTCACGTGGAAGATTCCGTAGTACGGTTGGTTCTCGAAGTGTCTCGACGACGTCATCACCTACCACTGGCACCAGTAGTGCCAGTAATAATGGCGCTTCTTCAGCCGGACCATCAGGAATTTCACGTCCTTCTTTCAACAAACTGAACATCAATCGAAAACGTGGAAGACCTACTACAGCCCCATCGACCACCAGTCAATCCGGTGAAGACAGTCAAGAAGAAAATGGACAAAGTCCAACAGCAGAAAGTGCAACTGTCAGTACAGTGTCATTGTCGCCATTAAAACCTGCTGTACGTTCGAGACTACCAGGATCTGGAAGTATCGGAGGACCAGGTAGATTACCTATAGTTAGACCACCGGCTGGAAGATTGAATTTAAGACAGAAACCAGGCCAAGCTACAACTCTAGGTACATCTACGACCAGTGCACCAGAGGAAGTAGCCGAAGGATCTGTCGAAGAGCCAGCTGGAGAAGGGACTGAGGAAGAAACACATGAG GCGCCTGCTGAGACGAATCCTCCGTTGGCATTAAAACCAACGACGGTCAATCCATTAAACAAACTCAGAAACAGAAATCGACTTCAGATACATCCAAAAGCAACGACTAAGGGGCCATCGCCGGTTGCAGCTTCGAGACGTTCACCTTTATTACCGCGTAGAAAACCAACCGTAACGGAGGCACCAGTTATTCAACAGACAAATAGTCAAGAAGAAACTTCTGAAGAGGAGACTGGATCGGCTGGTGCGGTCTCTGCCGATAACGAACAAGCGACAGAATCTTCGAGTTCGGCTGAGTCCAGTACGGCTGCCAGTACAAAACACGAAGAAACTAGAGGTTTCGGTGGTTTGCTTGCATCGAGACGTAGGATAGCACCAAGACGTCCAGGTCAAATAGTCTCTCGAGAGTAG